The following proteins are co-located in the Pedobacter frigiditerrae genome:
- the sucC gene encoding ADP-forming succinate--CoA ligase subunit beta: protein MNIHEYQGKQILKSFGVAVQEGIVADTVEQAVEAAKKMKTDYNSDWVVIKAQIHAGGRGKGGGVKLAKNLDEVKQRATDILGMQLVTPQTGPEGKKVNKILVAQDVYYPGASETKEFYVSVLLNRANGTNIIMYSTEGGMDIEEVAEHTPHLIFKEEIDPKVGLQGFQARKIAFNLGLTGAAHKEMVKFVAALYKAYDATDSAMFEINPVLKTSDDKIIAVDAKVDLDENALFRHPDYAAMRDKLEEDPTDVEASESNLNYVKLDGNVGCMVNGAGLAMATMDIIKIAGGEPANFLDVGGTANATTVKAGFNIILKDPNVKAIFINIFGGIVRCDRVAQGVIDAYKEIGNVPVPIICRLQGTNAAEAKKLIDDSGLKVFSAIQLKEAADLVTQVLAS, encoded by the coding sequence ATGAATATCCACGAATACCAAGGTAAACAAATTTTAAAGAGTTTTGGCGTTGCTGTACAAGAAGGTATAGTTGCTGATACTGTTGAGCAAGCTGTAGAAGCGGCTAAAAAAATGAAAACTGACTATAACTCTGACTGGGTTGTGATTAAAGCACAAATTCATGCAGGTGGTAGAGGAAAAGGCGGAGGCGTTAAGCTAGCTAAAAACTTGGATGAGGTTAAACAAAGAGCTACTGATATTTTAGGTATGCAATTGGTTACGCCACAAACTGGTCCTGAAGGTAAAAAAGTTAACAAAATTTTAGTTGCTCAGGATGTTTATTATCCAGGTGCTTCTGAAACTAAGGAATTTTACGTTTCTGTTTTATTGAACCGTGCTAACGGAACAAATATTATTATGTACAGTACTGAAGGTGGTATGGACATTGAAGAAGTTGCAGAACATACTCCTCACTTGATTTTCAAAGAAGAAATTGACCCTAAAGTTGGTTTACAAGGTTTCCAAGCTCGTAAAATTGCTTTTAACTTAGGTTTAACTGGAGCCGCTCATAAAGAAATGGTAAAATTTGTTGCTGCGCTTTATAAAGCTTATGACGCTACAGATTCAGCTATGTTTGAGATCAATCCGGTTTTAAAAACAAGCGATGATAAAATTATAGCTGTTGATGCTAAGGTTGATTTAGATGAGAACGCTTTATTCCGTCACCCAGATTATGCAGCAATGCGTGATAAATTGGAAGAAGACCCAACTGATGTAGAAGCTAGCGAAAGCAACTTGAACTATGTTAAATTAGATGGTAACGTTGGCTGTATGGTTAATGGAGCTGGTTTAGCAATGGCTACAATGGATATTATTAAAATTGCTGGTGGTGAGCCTGCTAACTTCTTAGACGTTGGTGGAACTGCAAATGCAACTACAGTTAAAGCTGGTTTTAACATCATCTTAAAAGACCCTAACGTAAAAGCAATCTTCATTAATATTTTTGGTGGTATTGTTCGTTGTGATAGAGTTGCGCAAGGTGTTATTGATGCTTATAAAGAAATTGGAAATGTTCCAGTTCCTATTATTTGTCGTTTGCAAGGAACTAACGCTGCAGAAGCTAAAAAACTAATTGACGATTCTGGCTTGAAAGTTTTCTCTGCAATTCAATTAAAAGAAGCTGCTGACTTAGTTACTCAAGTATTAGCTAGTTAG
- a CDS encoding glyceraldehyde-3-phosphate dehydrogenase — protein sequence MLNNYQSEFQNWIEKEKKALELISVVGQLWFDRSIELVLFRKPLFDVGSSEILAHHQYAKEVSGKDISIYETLELAATIAKCSLAPSRIDVGRLAAEWLDESNTHSSMHNFIISKLGKHIGKDKISLKPKDVVLYGFGRIGRIAARELIVQAGKGEQLRLRAIVTRTYSDEELIKRAELLRTDSIHGPFNGTIVEDFENKALIINGQTIYIIVAKNPEDADYSAYGIEDALLIDNTGVFRDREGLSRHLSASGISKVLLTAPAKGDIPNIVTGINDADFDYNTETIFSNASCTTNAIIPVLKVIDSTFGIEKGHIETVHSYTNDQNLLDNYHKKYRRGRSAALNLVITETGADKAVAKVIPHLAGKLTGNAVRVPTPNVSLAILNLSLDKVTSKEEVAAVLKEASLFGDLSEQLEYSISNELVSSDLIGNSHASIIDGPATIIAQDNKSVILYAWYDNEYGYTRQVIRLAKKLAGVVRLTYY from the coding sequence ATGTTAAACAATTATCAATCAGAGTTTCAAAACTGGATTGAAAAAGAAAAAAAAGCGCTTGAGCTCATCAGCGTAGTCGGACAATTATGGTTCGATCGTTCTATCGAACTTGTTCTTTTTCGTAAACCCTTATTCGATGTAGGTAGTAGTGAAATATTAGCACATCACCAATATGCTAAAGAAGTAAGCGGAAAAGACATTTCCATTTACGAAACGCTAGAACTCGCTGCTACCATTGCAAAATGTAGCCTTGCACCTTCTCGCATAGATGTGGGCAGATTGGCAGCCGAATGGCTTGATGAAAGTAATACACATTCTTCAATGCACAATTTCATTATCAGCAAATTGGGCAAACACATCGGTAAGGACAAAATTAGTCTTAAGCCCAAAGATGTAGTTTTATATGGCTTTGGCCGTATAGGGAGAATTGCAGCTCGCGAACTGATTGTACAAGCAGGCAAAGGCGAACAACTTCGTTTAAGAGCAATTGTGACCAGAACCTATAGCGATGAGGAACTGATAAAAAGAGCCGAGCTTTTAAGAACAGACTCTATACACGGGCCTTTTAATGGCACAATTGTAGAAGATTTTGAGAACAAAGCATTGATTATTAATGGACAAACCATTTACATCATTGTGGCTAAAAATCCAGAGGATGCAGATTATAGTGCATACGGAATTGAAGATGCTTTGTTAATAGATAATACTGGTGTTTTTAGAGATAGAGAAGGTTTAAGTAGGCATTTAAGCGCAAGCGGGATTAGTAAGGTTTTATTAACTGCTCCAGCTAAGGGTGATATCCCGAATATAGTTACGGGCATTAACGATGCGGATTTTGATTATAATACAGAAACTATTTTCTCTAACGCTTCTTGTACAACCAATGCAATCATACCAGTTTTAAAGGTGATAGATTCTACTTTTGGCATAGAAAAAGGACATATAGAAACCGTTCACTCTTATACCAACGACCAAAACTTATTAGATAACTACCATAAAAAATACAGGAGAGGTCGCTCGGCAGCACTAAACTTAGTAATTACCGAAACTGGTGCAGATAAAGCGGTAGCAAAGGTAATTCCTCATTTGGCAGGTAAATTAACTGGTAATGCCGTTCGCGTACCTACACCAAATGTTTCATTAGCTATTTTAAATTTATCATTAGATAAAGTGACTTCAAAAGAAGAAGTTGCAGCAGTTTTAAAAGAAGCATCCTTATTTGGCGATTTATCTGAGCAATTAGAATATTCAATCTCAAATGAATTGGTAAGCAGCGATTTAATTGGCAATAGTCACGCTTCAATAATTGATGGACCAGCAACAATCATTGCTCAAGACAATAAATCAGTAATTTTATATGCTTGGTATGACAATGAATATGGTTATACCAGACAAGTAATTCGCTTGGCTAAAAAATTAGCTGGTGTGGTAAGGTTAACTTATTATTAA
- a CDS encoding M28 family peptidase, giving the protein MNKLFLIPLALLMSCGTVKTTPDTTKTSEQLLKDVETLSSDAYEGRKTGTKGAELARTYLTGRLVEIGLKPYPGQASYEQAFEIKGRNGAAAIQGKNLIAYIPGKTDNIIVISAHYDHVGVKNNEVFNGADDNASGVAGLLQFAKYFSKNKPNNTLIFAIFDGEEMGLQGAKAFVANPPVALEKIMLNINMDMISHNDKQELYAAGTFKYPQLKKYLVTTNPNLKMLLGHDDPKLGSDDWTNQSDQGAFNAKNIPFIYFGVEDHKDYHKATDEFKNINKTFFIDAANAIQEVIVSIDKQRDIQAIFKENLQMKKQ; this is encoded by the coding sequence ATGAATAAATTATTTCTGATTCCATTAGCGTTATTAATGAGCTGTGGCACAGTAAAAACTACTCCAGATACCACAAAAACTAGCGAGCAATTATTAAAAGATGTAGAAACACTCTCTTCAGATGCTTACGAAGGTCGTAAAACAGGCACAAAAGGTGCTGAATTAGCTAGAACCTACTTGACAGGCAGATTAGTTGAGATTGGATTAAAACCATACCCTGGTCAAGCAAGCTATGAACAGGCTTTTGAAATTAAAGGAAGAAATGGGGCAGCAGCCATACAAGGCAAAAATCTTATAGCATACATACCAGGCAAAACTGATAATATAATTGTTATTTCTGCCCATTACGACCACGTTGGTGTTAAAAATAACGAGGTTTTTAATGGCGCTGATGATAATGCTTCGGGCGTTGCGGGCTTATTACAGTTTGCTAAATACTTCTCGAAGAATAAACCAAATAACACCTTAATTTTCGCCATTTTTGATGGAGAAGAGATGGGTTTACAAGGTGCAAAAGCATTTGTTGCAAATCCTCCGGTAGCTTTAGAAAAAATTATGCTTAACATTAATATGGATATGATAAGCCATAATGACAAGCAAGAATTATATGCAGCGGGAACTTTTAAATACCCTCAATTAAAAAAGTATTTGGTTACTACAAATCCAAATTTAAAAATGTTATTAGGGCATGACGACCCGAAATTAGGAAGTGATGATTGGACAAACCAGAGTGATCAAGGTGCTTTTAATGCCAAGAATATTCCTTTCATTTATTTCGGCGTTGAAGACCATAAGGATTACCACAAAGCAACAGATGAATTTAAAAACATTAACAAAACATTTTTTATAGATGCAGCCAATGCAATACAAGAAGTGATTGTAAGTATTGATAAACAAAGAGATATTCAAGCCATCTTTAAGGAAAACTTGCAGATGAAGAAACAGTAA
- a CDS encoding ABC transporter ATP-binding protein, with translation MLKATGIKKAYGSLPILKGVDIEVAKGEIVSIVGASGAGKSTLLHILGSLDKPDDGVVELKGTKVNKLSGDLLSVFRNQNIGFIFQFHHLLPEFTALENICIPAFIAKKSKKEAEIRAFELLDLLGLRERADHKPNQLSGGEQQRIAVARALINNPAIILADEPSGNLDSANAKALHQLFVNLRDNFKQTFVIVTHNEDLATISDRVVTMKDGLVV, from the coding sequence ATGCTAAAAGCCACGGGAATTAAAAAAGCTTACGGGAGTTTACCTATTTTAAAAGGGGTAGATATAGAAGTTGCCAAAGGAGAAATAGTAAGTATTGTGGGTGCATCTGGAGCTGGTAAAAGTACTTTGCTGCATATATTAGGTAGTTTAGATAAACCAGATGACGGCGTAGTAGAGTTAAAAGGAACAAAAGTAAATAAACTTTCTGGAGACTTATTGAGTGTGTTCAGGAATCAAAATATTGGGTTTATCTTTCAATTCCATCATTTATTGCCAGAGTTTACAGCCCTTGAAAATATTTGCATTCCGGCATTTATTGCGAAAAAGAGTAAAAAGGAAGCTGAGATAAGAGCCTTTGAATTGTTAGATTTATTAGGCTTAAGAGAAAGGGCAGACCATAAACCCAATCAACTTTCTGGTGGCGAGCAGCAAAGGATTGCTGTTGCAAGGGCATTAATTAACAATCCTGCAATTATTTTGGCCGATGAACCTTCTGGTAACCTTGATTCGGCTAACGCCAAGGCATTACATCAATTATTTGTTAACCTACGGGATAATTTTAAACAAACATTTGTTATAGTAACCCATAATGAAGATTTAGCTACAATAAGCGATAGGGTAGTAACAATGAAAGATGGTTTGGTTGTTTAA
- a CDS encoding PhzF family phenazine biosynthesis protein — MKLPIYQADAFTDQLFGGNPAAIVPLKEWLSAPEMQKIASENNLAETAFFIPQGENFELRWFTPELEIDLCGHATLATAHILFTELGYSKDTIHFHTLKAGTLTVTKKEDIYTLNFPSRVPHICEMPNGLLEAIGGKPPIEVLNSRDYMLVYETEADVLALKPDFTALAKISQMGVIATAKGNNSDFVSRFFIPAAGINEDPVTGSAHCNLIPYWAQKLGKNELHAYQVSARRGELWCELKGDRVLMTGKAVTYLKGEIYI; from the coding sequence ATGAAACTTCCTATTTATCAAGCCGATGCCTTTACCGACCAACTTTTTGGAGGTAATCCTGCAGCAATCGTCCCATTAAAAGAGTGGTTATCTGCTCCAGAAATGCAAAAAATAGCATCAGAAAACAATTTAGCGGAAACTGCCTTTTTCATTCCTCAAGGAGAAAACTTCGAATTACGCTGGTTTACACCAGAACTAGAGATTGATTTATGTGGTCACGCAACCTTAGCAACAGCCCATATTCTTTTTACCGAACTAGGCTATTCAAAGGATACAATTCATTTCCACACCTTAAAAGCTGGCACCTTAACCGTTACAAAAAAAGAAGATATATACACTTTAAATTTCCCTTCAAGAGTACCTCATATTTGTGAAATGCCCAATGGTTTATTAGAAGCAATTGGAGGAAAACCACCTATTGAAGTTTTAAATTCTAGAGATTATATGTTGGTTTATGAAACCGAAGCCGATGTTTTAGCGTTAAAGCCAGATTTTACAGCTTTGGCAAAAATAAGTCAGATGGGTGTAATTGCAACGGCAAAAGGCAACAATAGCGATTTTGTATCAAGATTTTTTATTCCTGCTGCAGGGATTAACGAAGACCCAGTTACAGGTTCTGCACATTGCAACCTCATCCCTTACTGGGCACAAAAACTAGGAAAAAACGAATTACACGCTTATCAGGTTTCGGCAAGAAGAGGCGAATTGTGGTGCGAACTTAAAGGAGATAGAGTTCTAATGACTGGCAAAGCGGTAACCTATCTAAAAGGAGAAATTTATATTTAA
- a CDS encoding DUF4173 domain-containing protein gives MKKQFDLQLIAVFGGGLLFNFLFWMERLALNLLLYSLFIFIVLFVDKATPKSKIMFFAAGSHLLAALLVVYNQSDLTIISYYFSLCIFIGFVHMQQLRSIFTALLAAFLQLFTGPINLVKKLISVKVGSFSLKPILRPIKYIIIPIIVLIFFSILYSIANPVFAKYLELISTNIGNFISSIFTFIFGDLSVLRFMHIVLGILFTAGIIIKFKDDGLEKAELTLEEKMIRKKRNAKKFSFGYELTAIFAGKLMKKNMALKTENIIGIISFAALNLLILSLNIIDVSTLWLGNASSIQTVNYSAELHEGTNALIMSIVLAMLVIIYFFSGNLNFFSRNKTIRILAYVWIFQNAFLVSSVLLRDYNYVAMHGLTYKRIGVLVFLILCTIGLITVYIKVAQQKTLFFLFKTNGFVWYCLLLVAGFVNWDVFIVNYNINNRNNIALDLDHLLDMSDKTLPLLDKNRELLKKYVSKSSYANRYVYTEVDTDTTAIAQVKTPIDTAKLNLENKIRQMKAFDDDLDERIEQFNKQYLKTSWLSWNYRDWQTREYCTKSSQVSYNNPN, from the coding sequence ATGAAAAAACAATTCGACTTACAACTCATTGCCGTATTTGGCGGTGGTTTACTTTTCAACTTCCTATTTTGGATGGAGCGTTTAGCTTTGAACCTCCTACTCTACTCCTTATTTATCTTTATTGTTTTATTTGTCGACAAAGCAACACCAAAAAGCAAGATAATGTTTTTTGCTGCTGGCTCACATCTATTGGCAGCATTGCTAGTGGTTTATAATCAATCAGACTTAACCATAATTTCTTATTATTTCAGCTTATGCATATTTATTGGCTTTGTACACATGCAGCAGTTGAGAAGTATTTTCACCGCTTTGCTTGCTGCATTCTTACAGTTATTTACTGGTCCAATTAATTTGGTTAAAAAATTAATAAGTGTAAAAGTTGGCAGCTTTTCCTTGAAACCAATTTTAAGACCCATCAAGTACATCATCATTCCAATTATTGTACTTATATTCTTTAGCATATTATATAGTATTGCAAATCCTGTTTTTGCTAAATATCTAGAGCTCATTTCTACTAACATTGGCAATTTTATAAGCAGCATCTTTACTTTCATTTTCGGCGACTTAAGTGTATTAAGATTCATGCATATCGTTCTAGGCATTTTGTTCACTGCAGGAATCATCATCAAGTTTAAAGATGATGGCTTAGAAAAAGCTGAATTAACCTTAGAAGAGAAAATGATTCGCAAGAAGAGAAACGCTAAAAAATTCTCTTTCGGCTATGAGTTAACGGCAATATTTGCTGGCAAATTGATGAAGAAAAACATGGCGCTTAAAACCGAAAACATCATAGGGATTATTTCTTTTGCAGCCTTAAATCTTTTAATCTTATCTCTAAATATTATTGATGTTTCTACACTCTGGCTAGGCAATGCCTCAAGTATACAAACAGTGAATTACTCTGCAGAGTTACACGAAGGAACCAATGCTTTAATCATGAGCATAGTATTGGCAATGCTTGTTATTATCTATTTTTTCAGCGGAAACCTTAACTTTTTTAGCAGAAATAAAACCATAAGGATATTAGCTTATGTCTGGATTTTTCAAAATGCATTTTTAGTCTCATCTGTATTATTAAGAGATTACAACTATGTAGCTATGCATGGTTTAACTTATAAAAGGATTGGTGTTTTAGTTTTCCTAATTCTTTGCACCATTGGCTTAATCACAGTTTATATTAAAGTTGCTCAGCAAAAAACATTGTTTTTTCTTTTTAAAACAAATGGTTTTGTTTGGTATTGTTTATTGTTGGTTGCAGGTTTTGTAAACTGGGATGTTTTTATAGTTAATTACAATATCAACAATCGGAATAACATCGCCTTAGATTTAGACCATTTGTTGGATATGTCTGATAAAACTTTGCCATTATTAGATAAAAACAGAGAATTGCTAAAAAAATATGTCTCAAAATCTAGCTATGCAAATAGATACGTTTACACAGAAGTAGATACAGATACAACTGCGATAGCTCAAGTAAAAACGCCTATAGATACCGCAAAGCTAAATTTGGAAAACAAAATAAGGCAAATGAAGGCTTTTGATGATGACCTCGACGAAAGAATTGAACAATTCAATAAACAATACCTAAAAACTTCTTGGCTCTCTTGGAATTACAGGGATTGGCAAACAAGGGAATACTGTACAAAAAGTTCACAAGTAAGCTACAACAACCCTAATTAA
- a CDS encoding winged helix-turn-helix domain-containing protein: MVNPIGALNKIFDSRIRLGVMSILVVNDAVSFNELKQMLELTDGNLASHLNTLEQAEYIKVQKAFIGRKTNTTYLITELGKQAFKAHLDALEKMIKGI; encoded by the coding sequence ATGGTAAATCCAATCGGTGCACTTAATAAAATATTTGATAGCAGAATAAGGCTTGGCGTGATGTCAATCTTAGTTGTGAACGATGCTGTAAGTTTTAACGAATTAAAACAAATGTTAGAACTAACTGATGGCAACCTTGCCTCCCATTTAAATACTTTAGAACAAGCAGAATATATTAAAGTTCAAAAGGCTTTTATTGGTCGCAAAACTAACACTACTTATTTAATTACAGAACTTGGCAAACAAGCTTTTAAAGCACATCTAGATGCTTTAGAAAAAATGATAAAAGGAATTTAA
- a CDS encoding ferritin-like domain-containing protein, which yields MHSSIYWVNYFALNLKNKRIDWSIKPTLTSTERHSILQSLQAWQLGETSEGVNLVNAANKHAKKLNDPDYTAAIKLFIKEEQKHGNNLGRYIDLIGEKRIKKDWGDSLFRRARGLNTHMEFWTIAVITVESAAQLFYQCLKDATGCKLLKQICKDILIDEAAHITFQTERLSLLYNDKSALMRFFTYHFYTAFYYSTILVVWFAHRRLFKAGHLDFNNYWRKMKLKFQKTIKKLKPDKSHSKHYQITADKKALINH from the coding sequence ATGCACAGTTCGATATACTGGGTAAATTATTTTGCCCTAAATCTCAAAAACAAAAGAATTGATTGGAGCATCAAACCGACTTTAACATCAACAGAAAGACATTCAATTCTGCAATCTTTGCAAGCGTGGCAATTGGGTGAAACTTCTGAAGGAGTCAATTTAGTAAACGCTGCTAACAAACATGCAAAAAAACTTAACGACCCAGATTACACCGCCGCGATTAAGTTATTCATAAAGGAAGAGCAAAAACACGGAAATAACCTAGGAAGATATATTGATTTAATTGGCGAAAAACGGATAAAAAAAGACTGGGGAGATAGCTTATTTAGAAGAGCTAGAGGTCTAAACACCCACATGGAGTTCTGGACTATTGCTGTGATAACAGTAGAAAGTGCTGCTCAACTATTTTATCAATGTCTAAAAGATGCTACAGGTTGTAAATTATTGAAGCAAATTTGCAAGGACATCCTTATAGATGAAGCAGCGCATATTACTTTTCAAACAGAAAGGTTAAGCTTGCTTTATAACGATAAAAGCGCACTGATGAGGTTCTTCACTTATCATTTTTATACTGCTTTTTACTATTCGACCATTTTGGTTGTTTGGTTTGCTCACAGAAGACTGTTTAAAGCTGGACATCTTGACTTCAATAATTATTGGAGAAAGATGAAGTTAAAGTTTCAAAAAACAATTAAAAAGTTGAAACCTGACAAATCACATTCTAAACACTATCAAATTACCGCTGATAAAAAGGCGTTAATTAATCATTAG
- a CDS encoding S41 family peptidase, whose product MKINKIFALLAIVIFTLAACKKTKVSPTPTPPVVVPPVVTATRAELSKDSIFLYAKQIYLWNDKLPTYEVFNPRKYTSNSTELSNYEQELFEITKYSNPYEYKTGGTSSKYSYIFDKANKNATASLKTTASVDLEGNGNDLGIRFGFYGTDASFTTYVTAVYQNSPAEKAGLVRGNLITKINGVTVGSNFSTNLNFLNTALAGTTISLEGLKNDGTSFSVTLLKSLFKSSPIYKTKILTAGSKKVGYLAYARFSNAENSIAELEAAFTSFVAGGVTDLIIDLRYNGGGYVSTAQHLINLIAPSTATGTMFTEYYNATMQGGSATILANQPLLDENDKLQYRNGKIITYADVDYSIAGNTEIFAKKGSLTNVKNVIFIVSGSTASASELVINSLKPHMTVQLVGLTTYGKPVGFFPITIENKYDVYYSLFETKNSLGQGGYYDGLVPDLANRAPEVPSGTIMYDFGNPNDNYLKIALGLIAPGVTVTSQARTMTAKQKELASPSSAVINTDLSDHEFKGMIDTKHKIKQ is encoded by the coding sequence ATGAAAATAAACAAAATATTTGCCTTATTGGCGATTGTAATATTTACACTTGCTGCTTGTAAAAAGACAAAAGTGTCGCCTACTCCAACACCACCTGTTGTTGTTCCCCCAGTAGTTACGGCAACTAGAGCCGAGTTATCTAAAGATTCTATCTTTTTATATGCGAAGCAGATTTATTTATGGAACGATAAATTGCCTACTTATGAGGTTTTTAATCCAAGGAAATACACCTCAAATTCAACTGAGCTAAGTAACTACGAGCAAGAATTATTTGAGATCACAAAGTATTCTAATCCATATGAATATAAAACAGGAGGCACTTCTTCTAAATATTCTTACATTTTTGATAAAGCAAATAAAAATGCCACTGCAAGTTTAAAAACAACTGCATCGGTAGATTTGGAAGGGAATGGAAATGATTTAGGGATTAGGTTTGGCTTTTATGGAACCGATGCAAGTTTTACGACTTATGTAACCGCTGTTTATCAGAATTCTCCAGCTGAAAAAGCGGGATTGGTTCGAGGTAATCTAATTACAAAAATTAATGGCGTAACAGTTGGGTCTAATTTTTCTACCAACCTAAATTTTTTAAATACCGCATTAGCCGGAACAACCATTTCCCTTGAAGGCTTAAAAAATGATGGTACAAGTTTCTCTGTAACGTTATTAAAAAGTTTGTTTAAAAGCAGTCCAATTTATAAAACCAAAATTTTAACTGCTGGTTCAAAAAAAGTGGGTTATTTAGCTTATGCTAGGTTTTCTAATGCCGAAAACTCTATTGCAGAGTTAGAGGCTGCATTTACTTCTTTTGTTGCTGGTGGAGTTACAGACTTAATTATAGATTTAAGGTACAACGGCGGTGGTTATGTGAGTACTGCACAACATTTGATCAATTTAATAGCACCATCTACCGCAACTGGAACAATGTTTACCGAATATTACAATGCAACAATGCAAGGTGGAAGTGCGACAATTTTAGCTAATCAGCCCTTATTAGACGAAAATGATAAACTTCAGTATAGAAATGGTAAGATAATAACTTATGCGGATGTAGATTATTCTATTGCTGGAAATACAGAAATTTTTGCTAAAAAAGGTTCATTAACAAATGTTAAAAATGTGATATTCATAGTTTCAGGCAGCACGGCTTCAGCAAGCGAGCTGGTTATTAATAGCTTAAAACCTCATATGACTGTTCAATTAGTGGGCTTAACAACCTACGGTAAGCCAGTAGGTTTCTTTCCTATAACCATAGAAAATAAGTACGATGTTTATTATTCGTTATTTGAAACAAAAAATTCATTAGGACAAGGAGGTTATTATGATGGTCTTGTTCCTGATCTTGCAAATAGAGCTCCAGAAGTTCCTTCAGGTACAATAATGTACGATTTTGGAAACCCTAATGATAATTATTTGAAAATAGCTTTGGGCTTAATTGCACCAGGAGTAACTGTTACTAGCCAAGCTAGAACTATGACTGCTAAGCAAAAAGAGTTGGCCAGTCCTTCATCTGCTGTAATTAATACAGATCTTAGCGATCATGAGTTTAAAGGTATGATAGATACCAAACATAAAATTAAACAATAA
- a CDS encoding HAD hydrolase-like protein, which produces MAFEEYIKNKKAIVLGLDNVLYPEKDYLLQVYYLFSEFMAYSEQLDATKIIEFMQAEFAANGSEGIFEKTATKFNIPAKYKANFDLLHQNARLPLKLLLFQQMLSFLQEIVVERKAIFLLVDGDPLQQINKIKQTEWHGLEKYLKVYFTEEFAPKPSSKSIDFILKENKVELNDILILGVSELDRVFAAKIGVEFLSVAKLL; this is translated from the coding sequence ATGGCCTTTGAAGAATATATTAAAAACAAAAAAGCAATTGTTTTAGGTTTAGATAATGTGCTCTATCCAGAAAAAGATTACTTATTACAAGTGTATTATCTGTTTTCTGAATTTATGGCTTACTCAGAACAACTTGATGCTACCAAAATAATTGAATTTATGCAGGCGGAGTTTGCAGCTAATGGGAGTGAAGGGATCTTTGAAAAAACAGCTACAAAGTTCAATATTCCTGCTAAGTATAAGGCTAATTTTGATTTATTGCATCAAAATGCAAGGCTACCATTAAAGTTGTTATTGTTTCAGCAGATGCTTTCTTTTTTACAAGAAATTGTGGTGGAAAGAAAGGCTATTTTTTTGTTGGTTGATGGAGACCCATTACAACAAATCAATAAGATAAAACAAACAGAATGGCACGGTTTAGAAAAATATTTAAAAGTATATTTTACAGAAGAGTTTGCACCTAAACCATCTTCAAAAAGTATCGATTTTATCTTGAAAGAGAATAAAGTTGAGTTAAATGACATTTTAATTCTAGGCGTATCAGAGTTAGATAGGGTTTTCGCAGCTAAAATTGGCGTGGAATTTCTATCAGTTGCAAAACTATTGTGA